A portion of the Actomonas aquatica genome contains these proteins:
- a CDS encoding LacI family DNA-binding transcriptional regulator, with the protein MRRRSDTPSLARIAEEAGVSRAAVSMALRHHPRIPIATRERIEAIAKRLGWKPNPLLAEAMSAIRAGQPPADRVTLAWVTTFPEREGWRNIHFFSRVHDGADARAARAGYKLEHFWLGDARGNVSRLSDILYNRGINGLIIAPMAAPGPLELAWKHFAAATVGFSVTSPRLHRVTDNHTASVRVGVTRLRGAGFKRIGFALSGNFDRRVNGLWGAGYLWQMHEVGEFQEELLHRPPELDETLFIRWVRETKPDAILSVDRRIPEWLAGAGMRIPRDVAYVNLDIPADDGTMAGVYQDPESIGAACVDMVAGQLLRHERGLPEKPRTVIIDGRWVDGATAPACDPESDAAKEADTLLCNLGKFPELLPSAFD; encoded by the coding sequence ATGCGCCGTCGATCCGATACCCCTTCCCTTGCCCGAATAGCTGAAGAAGCCGGCGTTTCCCGCGCCGCCGTCTCCATGGCGCTCCGCCATCATCCCCGCATTCCCATCGCCACCCGCGAGCGGATCGAGGCCATCGCCAAACGGCTCGGTTGGAAACCCAACCCGCTCCTCGCCGAGGCCATGAGCGCCATTCGCGCCGGCCAGCCGCCCGCCGATCGCGTCACCCTCGCCTGGGTCACCACCTTCCCCGAGCGCGAGGGCTGGCGCAACATCCACTTCTTTTCCCGCGTCCACGACGGCGCCGACGCCCGCGCCGCCCGCGCTGGCTACAAGCTCGAGCACTTCTGGCTCGGTGACGCCCGCGGCAACGTCTCCCGCCTCAGCGACATCCTCTACAACCGCGGCATCAACGGCCTCATCATCGCCCCCATGGCCGCCCCCGGCCCGCTCGAACTGGCGTGGAAACACTTCGCCGCCGCCACCGTGGGCTTCTCCGTCACCTCTCCCCGCCTCCATCGCGTGACCGACAACCACACCGCCTCGGTCCGCGTCGGCGTGACCCGCCTGCGCGGCGCCGGTTTCAAACGCATCGGCTTCGCCCTCTCCGGCAACTTTGACCGCCGCGTCAACGGCCTCTGGGGCGCCGGTTACCTCTGGCAAATGCACGAGGTCGGCGAGTTTCAGGAGGAGCTCCTCCACCGGCCGCCCGAGCTCGACGAAACCCTCTTCATCCGCTGGGTTCGCGAGACCAAGCCCGACGCCATCCTCAGTGTCGACCGCCGCATCCCGGAATGGTTGGCCGGCGCCGGCATGCGCATTCCCCGCGATGTCGCCTACGTCAACTTGGACATCCCGGCGGACGATGGCACCATGGCCGGTGTTTATCAGGACCCCGAAAGCATCGGCGCCGCCTGCGTCGACATGGTCGCCGGTCAACTCCTCCGCCACGAGCGAGGCCTGCCCGAAAAGCCCCGCACCGTCATCATCGACGGCCGCTGGGTCGACGGTGCCACCGCCCCGGCCTGCGATCCGGAGAGTGACGCCGCCAAAGAAGCCGACACCCTGCTCTGCAACCTCGGCAAGTTCCCTGAGCTGCTCCCCAGCGCCTTCGACTAA
- a CDS encoding Dabb family protein, whose product MKKLLSTLCSVLALGLAATSLSAAHHEGGHDTEMAPSSVIHVVTVSWKEDASEAQIKAALDGVHALAKSYDGITRVWTKCIKAQGNREYAFVMEFKSEQALADYAGSDAQKEWYKTYYPARAGSTTFDITN is encoded by the coding sequence ATGAAGAAACTTCTCTCCACCCTGTGCTCGGTCCTCGCTCTTGGTCTGGCGGCCACCTCTCTCTCTGCCGCCCATCATGAAGGAGGACACGACACCGAGATGGCGCCCTCCTCAGTGATCCACGTGGTCACGGTTTCCTGGAAGGAAGATGCATCGGAAGCGCAGATCAAAGCCGCTCTCGACGGCGTGCACGCGCTGGCCAAGTCCTATGACGGCATCACCCGCGTTTGGACCAAGTGCATCAAGGCTCAGGGCAACCGCGAGTATGCCTTCGTGATGGAGTTCAAGAGTGAGCAGGCCCTCGCCGACTACGCCGGCAGCGACGCCCAAAAGGAGTGGTATAAGACCTACTACCCAGCGCGCGCGGGCAGCACGACGTTCGACATCACGAACTGA
- a CDS encoding addiction module protein, with translation MKTAEIPRFQELSDLERLALADEILGTLREPESLPSPAWHGAELARRWQDFESGGSSPMTRQQFWAEVERLKK, from the coding sequence ATGAAGACCGCTGAAATTCCTCGCTTTCAGGAACTGAGTGACCTCGAGCGGTTGGCGCTGGCAGATGAGATTCTGGGCACGCTCCGCGAGCCGGAATCGTTGCCTTCCCCGGCGTGGCACGGTGCTGAGCTGGCTCGTCGTTGGCAGGATTTTGAGTCAGGCGGGAGCTCTCCCATGACGCGGCAGCAGTTTTGGGCGGAGGTTGAGCGACTAAAGAAATGA
- the thrS gene encoding threonine--tRNA ligase encodes MSSMTPLEELRHSCSHVLATAVLRLFPETKLDIGPPTDSGFYYDFDLDHKFTTEDLEKIEEEMRKVIKENQAFRRKEVSRDEAIEIIKGRGQERYKLGRLDDIPEGEAISFYENGEFMDLCAGTHVRYSKQIKAFKLLSIAGAYHRGDEKNKQLQRIYGTAFASKEELAEYLDRLEQAKARDHRKIGKDLKLFVIDEDVGQGLILWTPAGSIIRQELQTFIGDELRKQGYHQVFTPHIGKLTLYKTSGHFPYYKESQFPAIAEPDDLERVATEGCSCAELTARLEAVSPQFANEINRRTGRETIGAERTMDPTKLLDGFMLKPMNCPHHIKIFASQPHSYRDLPLRLAEFGTVYRWEQSGELNGMTRVRGFTQDDAHLFCTEDQVAAEVQGCLALVKIVLTTLGMSDYRVRVGLRDPDSDKYAGDAAVWDKAEEACRNAAKTLGVPFTEEPGEAAFYGPKIDFVVKDVIGREWQLGTVQVDYNLPVRFDLSYIGSDNKPHRPVMIHRAPFGSMERFCGVLIEHFGGNFPVWLAPEQVRLLPISEKTLDYGRDLVAQLKAAGVRAVLDEQSDKLGAKIRRAELEKVPHTLVLGAKEAEAQAVSVRTRGAGDRGTMPFTEYLASLKEEIATRALPTKS; translated from the coding sequence ATGTCCTCCATGACTCCGCTCGAAGAACTGCGCCACTCGTGCTCGCACGTGCTGGCCACCGCCGTCCTCCGTCTCTTCCCCGAGACCAAGCTCGATATCGGTCCCCCCACCGACTCCGGCTTCTATTACGACTTCGATCTGGACCACAAATTCACCACCGAAGACCTCGAGAAAATCGAGGAAGAGATGCGCAAGGTGATTAAGGAAAACCAGGCCTTCCGTCGCAAGGAGGTCTCCCGCGACGAAGCCATCGAGATCATCAAAGGCCGCGGCCAGGAGCGCTACAAACTCGGCCGCCTCGACGACATTCCCGAGGGCGAAGCCATCTCCTTCTACGAGAACGGCGAGTTCATGGACCTCTGCGCCGGCACCCACGTGCGCTACAGCAAGCAGATCAAGGCCTTCAAACTGCTCTCCATCGCCGGCGCCTACCACCGCGGCGACGAGAAAAACAAGCAGCTCCAGCGCATCTACGGCACCGCCTTCGCCTCCAAGGAAGAGCTCGCCGAATACCTCGATCGCCTCGAGCAGGCCAAGGCCCGCGACCACCGCAAGATCGGCAAGGACCTCAAACTCTTCGTCATCGACGAGGACGTCGGCCAGGGCCTCATCCTCTGGACGCCCGCCGGTTCCATCATCCGCCAGGAACTCCAGACCTTCATCGGCGACGAGCTCCGCAAGCAGGGTTACCATCAGGTCTTCACGCCGCACATCGGCAAACTCACCCTCTACAAGACCTCCGGCCACTTCCCCTACTACAAGGAGTCGCAGTTCCCCGCCATCGCCGAACCCGATGACCTCGAACGCGTCGCCACCGAGGGCTGTTCCTGCGCCGAACTCACCGCCCGCCTTGAGGCTGTCTCGCCGCAGTTTGCCAACGAGATCAACCGCCGCACCGGCCGCGAAACCATCGGCGCCGAGCGCACCATGGATCCGACCAAGCTGCTCGACGGCTTCATGCTGAAGCCGATGAACTGCCCGCATCACATCAAGATCTTCGCCTCCCAGCCGCACTCCTACCGCGACCTGCCGCTGCGCCTGGCCGAGTTCGGCACCGTTTACCGCTGGGAACAGTCCGGCGAGCTCAACGGCATGACCCGCGTGCGCGGCTTCACCCAGGACGACGCCCACCTCTTCTGCACCGAAGACCAGGTGGCCGCCGAAGTGCAGGGCTGTCTCGCCCTCGTGAAGATCGTGCTCACCACGCTCGGCATGTCGGACTACCGCGTGCGCGTCGGTTTGCGTGATCCCGACTCCGACAAATACGCTGGCGACGCCGCCGTCTGGGACAAGGCCGAGGAAGCCTGCCGCAACGCCGCCAAAACCCTCGGCGTGCCCTTCACCGAGGAGCCCGGCGAGGCTGCCTTCTACGGCCCCAAGATCGACTTCGTCGTCAAGGACGTCATCGGCCGCGAGTGGCAGCTCGGCACCGTGCAGGTCGACTACAACCTGCCCGTGCGCTTCGACCTCTCCTACATCGGCTCCGACAACAAGCCGCACCGCCCGGTCATGATCCACCGCGCTCCCTTCGGCTCGATGGAACGTTTCTGCGGCGTGCTCATCGAGCACTTCGGTGGCAACTTCCCCGTCTGGCTCGCGCCCGAACAAGTGCGCCTCCTGCCCATCTCGGAGAAGACGCTCGACTACGGCCGCGACCTCGTCGCCCAGCTCAAGGCCGCCGGCGTGCGCGCCGTGCTCGACGAGCAAAGCGACAAACTCGGCGCCAAGATCCGCCGCGCCGAATTGGAAAAGGTCCCGCACACCCTCGTGCTCGGTGCCAAGGAAGCCGAAGCCCAGGCCGTCTCCGTCCGCACCCGGGGCGCCGGCGACCGTGGCACCATGCCCTTCACCGAATATCTCGCCTCCCTCAAAGAGGAGATCGCCACCCGCGCCCTCCCCACCAAGAGCTGA
- the cysS gene encoding cysteine--tRNA ligase, with protein sequence MALQLHDSLSRSLQPVAPAHDDGVFRFYNCGPTVYAEAHIGNFRTFVVNDLLRRLLEDQFGADKVKHVRNLTDVDDKTIRRAREEGVPLSTVTQRWTDKFHADCDALNCLRPHVEPAATTHIKEQVNMIEVLMEKGHAYRAADGSVYFKVSSFDGYGALSRVKERELKSGAAAAAGNTGAKDTTSVDADEKEDGTDFALWKAWKADEGDVKWDGPAGASAGRPGWHIECSAMAKKHLGETIDLHTGGEDLLFPHHENEIAQSECCNGVPFARLWYHSKHLLVDGAKMSKSLGNLYTLDQLKEMGHSAAALRYTLLAGHPHKQLNFTLASLGAADKALTTLRNFRGLLGEQTGDPAVFDPVFAALHDNLNTPGALGALFRIVNAGPRGVDAATFDRVIFAFGFDLTAPETPTVEIPAEITALAEKRWAAKQAKDWPAADALRGEIAAAGWTMKDRKDGYDLEPAK encoded by the coding sequence ATGGCTCTGCAGCTCCACGATTCCCTGTCCCGCTCCCTCCAGCCCGTCGCTCCGGCGCACGATGACGGCGTCTTCCGTTTCTACAACTGCGGCCCCACCGTCTACGCCGAAGCTCACATCGGCAACTTCCGCACCTTCGTGGTCAATGACCTCCTCCGCCGCCTGCTCGAGGACCAGTTCGGCGCCGACAAAGTGAAGCACGTGCGCAATCTCACCGACGTCGACGACAAGACCATCCGCCGCGCCCGCGAGGAGGGCGTGCCCCTTTCCACCGTCACCCAACGCTGGACCGACAAGTTTCACGCCGACTGCGACGCCCTCAACTGCCTGCGCCCCCACGTCGAGCCAGCCGCCACCACTCACATTAAAGAGCAGGTCAACATGATCGAGGTCCTCATGGAAAAGGGCCACGCCTACCGAGCCGCCGACGGTTCGGTCTACTTCAAGGTGTCCTCATTTGATGGATACGGCGCCCTCTCCCGCGTCAAGGAACGTGAACTCAAATCCGGCGCCGCCGCGGCCGCCGGCAACACCGGGGCCAAGGACACCACCTCGGTCGACGCCGACGAAAAGGAAGACGGCACCGACTTCGCTCTCTGGAAGGCCTGGAAGGCCGACGAAGGTGACGTGAAATGGGACGGCCCCGCCGGCGCCTCCGCCGGTCGCCCCGGCTGGCACATCGAGTGCAGCGCCATGGCCAAAAAACACCTCGGCGAGACCATCGACCTGCACACCGGCGGCGAGGACCTGCTCTTCCCGCACCACGAAAACGAGATTGCGCAGAGCGAGTGCTGCAACGGCGTGCCCTTCGCCCGCCTCTGGTATCACAGCAAGCACCTGCTCGTTGACGGCGCCAAGATGAGCAAATCGCTCGGCAACCTCTACACGCTCGACCAGCTCAAGGAGATGGGCCACTCCGCCGCCGCCCTGCGCTACACCCTGCTCGCCGGTCACCCGCACAAGCAGCTCAACTTCACCCTCGCCTCCCTCGGCGCGGCCGACAAGGCCCTCACCACCCTGCGCAACTTCCGCGGCCTGCTCGGCGAGCAGACCGGCGACCCCGCGGTGTTTGATCCGGTCTTCGCCGCCCTGCACGACAATCTCAACACCCCCGGTGCGCTCGGTGCGCTGTTCCGCATCGTCAATGCCGGCCCGCGCGGCGTCGACGCCGCCACCTTCGATCGCGTGATCTTCGCCTTCGGCTTCGATCTCACCGCCCCCGAGACGCCTACTGTCGAGATCCCGGCCGAGATCACTGCCCTCGCCGAAAAACGCTGGGCCGCCAAGCAGGCCAAGGACTGGCCCGCCGCCGACGCCCTCCGCGGCGAAATCGCCGCCGCCGGCTGGACCATGAAAGACCGCAAAGACGGCTACGACCTCGAGCCGGCGAAATAG
- the hemB gene encoding porphobilinogen synthase yields the protein MSSEAMLDLVERPRRLRRTAGLRAMVRETHLRPEDFIAPLFVVDGKPAPEEIASMPGVFRLNIKDLVKECRALSKLGVRAVALFPKMDSKLKDAEGTAALDEDGLILRAVRAVKQALPELAVVTDVALDPYTSHGHDGVLTDIADDVDNDRTVAILSEMAVLQAEAGVDIVAPSDMMDGRIGAIREALDAHDFADTAIMAYSAKFNSAYYGPFRDAVGSAKAAGTNTLSKATYQLDPANRRMAINEAALDEEEGADFIMVKPAGAYLDIIRELRDATTKPVAAYQVSGEYSQIHAAAKLGWLDLEKIRHESLLAIKRAGADLILTYFAKDMAKLLK from the coding sequence ATGTCTTCCGAAGCTATGCTTGATCTGGTTGAACGTCCTCGCCGCCTGCGCCGCACGGCGGGTTTGCGCGCCATGGTGCGCGAGACGCATCTGCGCCCCGAGGATTTCATCGCGCCGCTGTTTGTGGTGGATGGCAAACCGGCGCCGGAGGAGATCGCGTCGATGCCGGGCGTGTTTCGCCTGAACATCAAAGACCTCGTCAAAGAGTGCCGGGCGCTGAGCAAGCTCGGGGTGCGCGCGGTCGCGCTGTTTCCCAAGATGGACAGCAAGCTGAAGGACGCCGAAGGCACGGCGGCGCTCGATGAGGACGGCCTCATCCTGCGGGCGGTGCGCGCGGTGAAGCAGGCGCTGCCGGAACTCGCGGTGGTGACCGATGTGGCGCTCGATCCTTACACTTCGCACGGCCACGACGGCGTGCTGACCGACATTGCTGATGACGTGGACAACGATCGCACGGTGGCGATTCTTTCCGAGATGGCGGTGCTGCAGGCCGAGGCGGGCGTCGATATCGTGGCGCCGTCGGACATGATGGATGGCCGCATCGGTGCGATCCGCGAGGCGCTCGACGCGCACGACTTTGCCGACACCGCGATCATGGCTTACTCGGCGAAATTTAACTCGGCCTATTATGGTCCTTTCCGTGATGCGGTGGGCAGTGCGAAGGCGGCTGGCACCAATACGCTGAGCAAGGCGACCTACCAGCTCGACCCGGCCAACCGACGCATGGCGATCAACGAGGCGGCGCTCGACGAAGAAGAGGGGGCGGACTTCATCATGGTGAAGCCAGCGGGCGCTTATCTGGACATCATCCGCGAGCTGCGTGATGCGACGACCAAGCCGGTGGCGGCGTATCAGGTGTCGGGCGAATATTCCCAGATTCACGCGGCGGCGAAGCTGGGCTGGCTGGATCTCGAAAAGATCAGGCACGAGTCGTTGCTCGCGATCAAGCGAGCGGGGGCCGACCTGATCCTGACCTACTTTGCCAAGGACATGGCGAAGCTGCTCAAGTAA